The following is a genomic window from Canis lupus familiaris isolate Mischka breed German Shepherd chromosome 10, alternate assembly UU_Cfam_GSD_1.0, whole genome shotgun sequence.
CCTCCTATTTACAGAATTCACTTAACAGCCATAAAGGCTGTTCTGTTGAATTAAAGCAATCTTTAACTAAAATACAGTACCTGATTCGTGGTTTTTACATAATTGAATAAAAAGCCTAGAGAATAAAATTGTTTACATCTCCTCTGCCCTTCTAGTAAGACAAATTACTAAcccccaacttttaaaaaaactttacagTTATGAATGAAACCCTAATCATCGTATTTCATCATCGGCAAGACAGGCTGTTCCTAGCGGGCCCGTGGGGAGCCCGCGGTGACACCCGGCCTGCAGGACGGGGAGTAAGGCACTCGTAGACATTACAGTGACGCTGGACGGGGAGGCTCGTGCCCGCCTCGGGGTGCCGGCTGCGACACCCCGCACGGCCCCGCCCGGAGCGCGCCGCCACCCCGGGACGGACGGCTGGTGCCAGGTGAGCGACAAGCTGTGGCCTGGTGGTTCCGCTGTGAGTGTCAATACTGAAAGTATATCAAGGGAAGATTCACTTTCAAGAAGatcagtttttcaaaatgttccaTCGTGAGCCTGGACTGGCCGAAGCCACCGTTCTCCGTGGGTGTGCTGAACAGCCTTTCAGAGGGTACGATACTGGGGGGGCAGCCCAGGAACCTGACGGCCAGGGTGGACAGGCCCGGCCAGGCCGACTTCTTCAGGTTCCAGTAGGTGAGGGGGTCACAGCTGTGTTCGAGCACCTCCTCCTCCAGATACGCAAGCACCATGTCCTCGGGCACCTTCGTCTTTTCCCTGGGGCCCTTCTTCGTCATCTTGGCCATGAGTGACCACAGGTTCTCCTCCCCCACCGCGTCTTTCGAGGGGGAGCCTGGGTCACACCCGTTGGAAACAGGTGTGTCCTCTGAGGTAGAATTGAGCACTTCCAGTTCCCTGATTAGATCCTGCTTGTACTGCTCCGCCTCCTCTTCCGAGAAGAGGGAGGCCTTGTAGCGAGGGTCCAGCAACGTGGCAAAGATGTACCTCGGGTCGTGGAGGGTGGCAGCCAGCCGGCTCACCATGGCTTCCTTCAAGGACTTCAGCATGGTGTCGATGCCCATCGTCTCCTCAAAGAGCATCTCGATTTTCCTGTTGAGGATGTGGATCATGGGGATAACCTGGCTGAGCGTGGACACGTGGGTGCTCATCTCCCGACTCGCGGCATCAAAGGGCTTCAGCGCGTGGCACACGGACTGCATGACCTCCCACTGGTCACAGCTGATCAGCTCTCTGAAGTTGCACTCGATGGACATCTCGTTAATCGCCCGTTTCTGTTCTATGAGTCGCTCAAGCATGTGAAATGACGTGTTCCACTTGGATGGGACGTCTTGAATGAGGTGGTGCTGGGGCAGCTCGTACTCCTTCTGCAGCTCGGCCAGCTTCTCTTTCGCTTTCGGTGACCGGTGGACCCGCTCGCATATTTTCCGTGCGATGCTGAGGAGGTTCTGGACCATCCGTTGGCTCTTGATGGCCTCGCTGACGACCAGGTTGACAGTGTGGCTGAAGCACTGCACGCTGGCGCGCTCCCCCTCGCTCAGCGTCTTCCCGATGCTCGGGTTGTCGGTGACTGTGATCCCAATCTGAAGGCCAGTGGACGTCACCCAGGCCTCCCACCAGCACTCCAGCTGCTTCCGGATGCTGTTGCCACTGTAGTCACAGTCCACCTGAGACACGTCCAGCAGGGCTGAGCAGTGGTGGTCCTCACAGTACGGCCGGGCCGACGACGCGAAGGTGACCCAGTGGGCGGTGAGCGTCAGGTACTCGCGGGTCTGGTTACTCATCCATATTCCGGACGTGAAATGGATCACACCGCTCTCCGCTTCCTTAAGGTGTGACAGGACGATCTGTTTCACATTATCGTACATGCCTGGGATGGCTGTCCTGGAGAAGTAAGAAGGTGAGGGCAAAGAGTACTGAGGTTTCAAGTATTCGAGCAGCCGGTTAAAGCCAACATTGTCTACAAAAGAATATGGCTGGAGGTCAAGTGCAATCATTTCAGCTATGAGACTTGTGATTTTTTTGGCAACTGGATGAGAATCATAGAACTTCTCGTTGGTGTCGTCAAAGGAGGAAGCTCCTGACAGCTGTGTGCTCAGGGGCCCGCGGAGGCTGGGCGAGGAGGCCCGCGCCGCCCTGGGCACGTCAGGCTTGAGCACACTGCCGTGGAAGCGCTGCAGATGGCGCAGCAGGCAGCTGGTGCCCAGGTTGGTGGGCTTCTTCCCCCGGCTGATGGTGCGGCCGCAGTGCAAGCACACCACCTTGGTGGGGTCCGCGGAGCAGATGGAGAAGTGATTCCACAGCTTGGAGGTCTTCTTGCTGTTAACGGGAAATAGAACCTGATTGTTTTTCGTAACCATAGATGGCAAGTCAGTCAACTTGGAGGAGGAACTTTCTGCAGAAGCCAAGGTGGCGTACGGAGAATTTGCCAACCCAGCACCCAGAGAGCCCTTCTGGTTGCTCACGACGTCTGGGTGGCGTCGGTAGAGGTGCCGCATCAAACAGCTGGTACCCACGTCGCCCCTCTTGCCCCGGCTGATGATGCAAGCGCAGTGTCTGCACACCGCCTTGAGGCTGTCCATGGGCGCCAGTGAAAAATGCTGCCAAACCTCCGACTTCAGCCTCTTCATGACCTTCTTATTCTGCTGGAACACGGCACCGCATTCCAGCAGGCTGGGGCTCATCCCGCCAGCCTGCGGCTTCTCGGGGGAGGACGCCAGCGAGGCCTCGCCCACGTCGTCAGAGGACAGCGCCGACGCGTCTTCCATCAGCGTGTCCCCGGCGTGCAGGTGCACCTGCAGGTCCTCCGTCAGCCGGTCAGGGGAGGAGGACGCAGAAGGGGACTCCTGGACCAGCTTTCCAGGAGAGGACGACACGGAGCTCGGGTCCCCGTCGGGCGGCGGCAGGGcgggcagcagggtggggggcgcTGCGTAAGGCGGCGGGAGTCCCGAGCCCCCGTTCTCCTGCAGCACGATGGAGCGGTGTGCCCGCCACATGTGCCTAATCAGGCAGCTGGTGCCCAGGTCCTTGCCGTTCTTGCCCCTGCTGAACTCGTTCATGCAGTGGATGCACACGGCCTTGGAGTTGTCCAGGGGCGACAGGTAGAAGTGCTTCCACACAGCCGACCGCCTCCTGGAGCCCGAAGTGCTCTTGGGAGGCGGGGGATTCCTCTCCGCCCCGTTCTCCGCGCTGTCCTcgcaggggagggggggcatgGGGGGCGGGCCCCCCGGGGCCTCCTCCCTACCGTACTTGTCAGAGGCGGGCGCGTCAGAGGGGGTTTCTTCCAAGGAGACCGCAGACGTGGACTCCTCCATCATGTCATCGGGGGACGGGGCCTTTAATGCCAGTTTCGGGGCGAGGCTGACGGGCGAGAGCACGGCGCCCAGGTCCCCGGGGTCGGTGGGCTGCGGCGGCAGCCGCAGAGGAGGGGGTGACAGGGAGGGCAGGCCCGGCACACTGCCGTTCTCCTGGACGAGCACCGTGGGATGAGCCCTCCGCACGTGTCTCATGAGGCAGCTGGTGCTCAGGTCCTTCTCGTTCTTCCCTCGGCTGAACTCCTTCATGCAGTAGGTGCAGATGGCCTTGGTGCTGTCCCGTGGGGAGATGAAGAAATGCTTCCAGGCCGGAGACTTCTTCCTGGAGCTCACAGCCCGGCCCGAGAGGAGGCTCTGCGTCACGGCCTCCATGGCTACGTCGTACAGCGTGCTGCTGTACTGGGAGAACAGGGAGCCGTACTCCTCCTCCTGGTCGGCAGCGGGGCACTTCCCGGGCGGCCCCCTGGCCTCCGCCCGGCCCCCGCCACCCTCGGCCCGGTTCCCGTCCGGCTCCGCTTTAAACTCCACTCCTTCCAAACTGGGATTAGGGATTTGAACAtcatcttcctcttctattttaaaatttattttatcagaaaCAAATTCACCATCCCTTCTGGGACGCGTCTCCTGGTTGTTCTCCATGACTGACCATAACTACTCTGGCTGCTTCCTCCTGTTCTCTTAGGTGGGTGAAAACCTGATCCAAAGCCTCATCTGTGCCCCCAAATGTACGTTATCTTcagctcttaaaaaataattccatcttTCGAGATGCGTGTGAATGTGGCTGATGATAAATCTGACTGAAGAGGGCATTTGGCTGGAGGGCAGGCCACTTCACCTCAGGGCGCAGAGCGCCACCTGCCCGCAGCCTCGCCACGACCTGCTTCTTGGCGCAGACACCAACTGACGCGGCGGAGACCCGCGTCTTGTCCTGGGAACTGGGCCGCTGTCGCCTGGACAGCACAATGACCCTTCGGCATCATCTGTAAAAGAAGACGGGATCAAGGTTAGCGCTGACCTAAGTCGCACATTTCCAACCGACCCGTCACGGTGACACCGGCCTCAGTACGCCCAGGAAAGTTCCATCACCCAAAGGTAAAATCCAGAGCACTGGCTCCTTGACATCTCACAATCTGCTTATACGAGGAAAATGCCCTAGGACTACAAAATAAGcgaaaaataaagacaggagtTGAAGTGTCAAGGACCTACTGGTCAAGGACCGGGGAACAAGAACACCTTGACCACGGCCGGTGGCTGAGGGGTCCCGCGGGGCCCAGAGCCCCCGAGAGCCGCTTTCCTGTCACTTTGCTCTCAGAGTTAATGTACCAAGTGGGGACCAAACCCCACCGGCCTGGGACACAACCAACTCACAGACTACACGCTGAACACCTAAGAGGGAGCCCGTGTCTGGCCGGGTCCCACCTGTCCACTCCACAGGCACCGCCGCGTGACACGGGCACTGGGACGGGACAGTGGCCCCGGGAACCGCTGCACCACAGTGAACGCTCGCAGCCAGTGTGCAACGGTGCCGGGGCAGGCATGTGAGCAGGACAGGCTGGGACGGGGCGGGCTGGCACACGGGCCGGGGACAGGGTGCACACGGAGGGATGTGCGGGCAGCGGCGCATGGACAGGCCTGAGACGACAGCAACCGGGGCCTCCCCGCGCCCGGCAGCAGAGATGGCAGAAGGAACATGCTGACATATGAAAATAGATTCTAGAAACCTACTATAGATGTATGTTGTTTCTTCCTACAGGACCAGGGGTTTAGTGTAAACACAGCCGGGAGAGAAACAATTAACACGACCCATAAATCAGCAGCAGAATGCCGGTGGGGCCCGAAGGCGCCCCCCCCTTCCCGAGCCGCCGGCTCAGCCAGCACCCCATAAACACCAGCAAGGAGGAGGACTCAAACGGAGAAGCaaagggtgggcagggaggggcgcGTGTCACACAGCGGCCCCAGGGCTGTGTCGGGGCACCAGGTGCCACCAGCATGCGGCCCTCCAGGCAGCCCAGCGCTCTCACCCGTGGGGTCTTTCGGCGGCTGCCCCGCCGCCTGGGGCCGGGCACAAGCAGGCCCTGCGGGGTCAAGCCGCCAAGGGGACGATGCGCTCACTGCCTGGCCCGCGCCTGCCCCCGCCCGCCTCCGCCCCCGCTGGCCTGGATGAGGCTGAAGCACACCGGGCACCCGCCTCAAGCACCCG
Proteins encoded in this region:
- the ZBED4 gene encoding zinc finger BED domain-containing protein 4 — protein: MENNQETRPRRDGEFVSDKINFKIEEEDDVQIPNPSLEGVEFKAEPDGNRAEGGGGRAEARGPPGKCPAADQEEEYGSLFSQYSSTLYDVAMEAVTQSLLSGRAVSSRKKSPAWKHFFISPRDSTKAICTYCMKEFSRGKNEKDLSTSCLMRHVRRAHPTVLVQENGSVPGLPSLSPPPLRLPPQPTDPGDLGAVLSPVSLAPKLALKAPSPDDMMEESTSAVSLEETPSDAPASDKYGREEAPGGPPPMPPLPCEDSAENGAERNPPPPKSTSGSRRRSAVWKHFYLSPLDNSKAVCIHCMNEFSRGKNGKDLGTSCLIRHMWRAHRSIVLQENGGSGLPPPYAAPPTLLPALPPPDGDPSSVSSSPGKLVQESPSASSSPDRLTEDLQVHLHAGDTLMEDASALSSDDVGEASLASSPEKPQAGGMSPSLLECGAVFQQNKKVMKRLKSEVWQHFSLAPMDSLKAVCRHCACIISRGKRGDVGTSCLMRHLYRRHPDVVSNQKGSLGAGLANSPYATLASAESSSSKLTDLPSMVTKNNQVLFPVNSKKTSKLWNHFSICSADPTKVVCLHCGRTISRGKKPTNLGTSCLLRHLQRFHGSVLKPDVPRAARASSPSLRGPLSTQLSGASSFDDTNEKFYDSHPVAKKITSLIAEMIALDLQPYSFVDNVGFNRLLEYLKPQYSLPSPSYFSRTAIPGMYDNVKQIVLSHLKEAESGVIHFTSGIWMSNQTREYLTLTAHWVTFASSARPYCEDHHCSALLDVSQVDCDYSGNSIRKQLECWWEAWVTSTGLQIGITVTDNPSIGKTLSEGERASVQCFSHTVNLVVSEAIKSQRMVQNLLSIARKICERVHRSPKAKEKLAELQKEYELPQHHLIQDVPSKWNTSFHMLERLIEQKRAINEMSIECNFRELISCDQWEVMQSVCHALKPFDAASREMSTHVSTLSQVIPMIHILNRKIEMLFEETMGIDTMLKSLKEAMVSRLAATLHDPRYIFATLLDPRYKASLFSEEEAEQYKQDLIRELEVLNSTSEDTPVSNGCDPGSPSKDAVGEENLWSLMAKMTKKGPREKTKVPEDMVLAYLEEEVLEHSCDPLTYWNLKKSAWPGLSTLAVRFLGCPPSIVPSERLFSTPTENGGFGQSRLTMEHFEKLIFLKVNLPLIYFQY